GATATTAAAATTTTGATGATGAATATGCGTCACTGGAATTTTATCAATCGAAGGGGTAATAAATTATGAACAAAACAAAAGCACCACAAATTAGTACCTTAGAAGCAGTCATTGTCTTACTGGTCGTCCTCGGAATTATGAGTGCGGGTGTGATTGGTTGGGGATTATCGCCCCAAGTTCCCGTATTACTCGCAATGGGCGTTGTCACTGCTTGGGCGATGTTGCGCGGTTTTCCATGGTCAGCAGTTAATGCCGGGATTAAAGAGGGCATTGATAAAGGAATCGTGCCAATCTTCATCTTTATTCTCATTGGTGCGATGATTTCAACTTGGATTGCGGCGGGAACGATTCCCACACTCATGGTGATTGGATTCAAAATCATTAATATTCAGTGGTTTTTGCCATCAGTCTTTATTGTTTGTACCCTAGTCGGTGCGGCGATCGGCAGTGCCTTTACGGTAACATCGACGGTCGGAATTGCCTTTTTCGGCATGGGCGTGACCATGAATCTGAATCCAGCCTTAGTTGCCGGTGCAATTATCAGTGGTGGAATCTTCGGCGATAAATTATCACCATTATCAGAAACCAATAATTTAGCTTCAGCCGTAGTGGATACTGATCTTTTTACGCACATTAAACATATCTTATGGAGCACGCTACCGGCCGGGCTCATTTCATTAGGCTTGTTTGCTATGCTGGGGCACAGTAATACGGAGACAAGCTTAGCCAAGATCAATCAAACAGTTGCGGTTTTAAATGGTCATTTCAGTATCTCAGCCTTGGCATTATTACCAATCGTCTTAGTCTTCATTTGTGCCGGGTTTAAAATGCCAGCCATTCCAACGATGCTTTTAAATATTTTTATTTCGGCGGGCTTGATTCTATTTGAACAGCCTGAGTTATCACTGGCGAAGTTAACCGCCATTATTAACACGGGATTTGTTTCGAAGACGGGGAATACGAGTGTTGATACGTTGCTTTCACGGGGCGGAATCGTCAGCATGATGAGTATGGTCGCTTTAATTGTGGTTACGCTATCCTTAGGAGGATTGTTGGTCAAGTTTGGACTGATCAATCAAATTATGACCCCGGTTGCTAAGCACTTGAATAGCGATGGCAAGTTAGTATTGGCGGGTGTATTAACTTGTATTGGTGTCAACGTGTTTGTTGGTGAACAATTTCTTTCGATTATCTTACCAGGGCGCGCTTTTCGCCAGGCATTCAATGATGGTGGCTTATCCGGAAATGCACTGGGGCGGGTCCTTGAAGATGGCGGTACGGTGATCAATTACCTAGTCCCGTGGGGCGTTGGCGGCGTCTTCCTGACGACGACGCTGGGAGTACCAACCGTCCAATACTTACCGTTTGTTTTCTTCAGTTTACTTTGTCCAGTTATCTCGGTAATCAGCGGTTTCACTGGTGTTGGTATGGCGCACTTGAATCAGCGAACTGCAGTGAAAACTAAGCATGTGACTGCGACGGAGGTTTAATCGTTGGTCGATCAGTTCACTTTAGGGAAGGTTGACGAATGGCTGTTAAAATAGTTACTTTATGTGGGTCTAGAAAATATGCGGCAGTATTTGAAACGGTTGAACTGGCTCTGAGTAAACAAGGTGTTATTGTTTTAAAGCCAGTTTTCAGTGATGAAGTATTAACACCGATTGAACTTCAGAATTTACGCCAGACACATTTGAAAAAAATCGACTTGGCAGATGAAGTAGTGGTCATTAATGTCGCTGGCTACATTGGTGAGCGGACTAGGCAAGAAATTGGCTATGCACAGCGTCAACATAAGAGAATTCGGTATTACGCAGTTACGGAAAACGAGCATTAATTAAAATGAGGCTGTGACATAACTAGCCTCTGTATAAGCAAATGGGACGAGAAACCGAATTTTGGTTTCTCGTCCCATTTGCTTACGCCTTTGATTTTTAAAGTTGGT
This Lactiplantibacillus plantarum DNA region includes the following protein-coding sequences:
- the nhaC gene encoding Na+/H+ antiporter NhaC yields the protein MNKTKAPQISTLEAVIVLLVVLGIMSAGVIGWGLSPQVPVLLAMGVVTAWAMLRGFPWSAVNAGIKEGIDKGIVPIFIFILIGAMISTWIAAGTIPTLMVIGFKIINIQWFLPSVFIVCTLVGAAIGSAFTVTSTVGIAFFGMGVTMNLNPALVAGAIISGGIFGDKLSPLSETNNLASAVVDTDLFTHIKHILWSTLPAGLISLGLFAMLGHSNTETSLAKINQTVAVLNGHFSISALALLPIVLVFICAGFKMPAIPTMLLNIFISAGLILFEQPELSLAKLTAIINTGFVSKTGNTSVDTLLSRGGIVSMMSMVALIVVTLSLGGLLVKFGLINQIMTPVAKHLNSDGKLVLAGVLTCIGVNVFVGEQFLSIILPGRAFRQAFNDGGLSGNALGRVLEDGGTVINYLVPWGVGGVFLTTTLGVPTVQYLPFVFFSLLCPVISVISGFTGVGMAHLNQRTAVKTKHVTATEV